ACGCGCTGTCCGCCGTGCGGCGGCTTGCCGGTGACGATCTCGTAGAGGATGGCGCCGAGCAGGTACACGTCGCTGTGGACGCCGACCGGGCCGTCCTCGCCGGTCACCATCTCGGGGGCCATGTACGCCGGCGTGCCACCGGCGGCCTGGGTCTTGGAGATGTCCGCGACGCGGCCGTCCGTGGAGAGCAGGGCCCCGAGTCCCCAGTCCATGACCTGGACTTCGCCGAACTCGCCCAGCATGACGTTCTCGGGCTTCAGGTCGCGGTGGATGACGCCGCGGGCATGGGCGAAGCTGACGGCGTCGCACACGGCAATCAGGATGTGGAGGTTTTCGGCGAGGGAGAGCGCGCGGATCTTCTCGCTCCACGGGGTGCCGCGCACCATTTTCATGGTGTAAAAGGGCTGGCCGTCGGTGGTCGTGCCGAGGTCATGGATCGGGACGATGTTGGGGTGGTCGAGCTTGCCGGTGACGACCGCCTCGGTGAGGAACTTAGCGCGTTCCCGGTCGCCGGGGCCGATGTCCGGCTTGATCATTTTCACGGCGATCGTGCGGTCGATCGATTTCTGAATGGCCTGGTAGACGACGCCGACGCCGCCTTCGCCGAGCACGCGCAGCAATTCGTAGCCGTCCAGGGTCACGTCGGGAAGTGGCGCGCTGGTGAGCGGGCGCTGGGCCCCGTCCGGGGGGAGCTGGGTCTGGCCCGGGCCCTTGAGCGTCATGCCGGGCGTGAACTTGTCGAGATCGGTGCCCCAGACGTCGGCGACAATGTGCGTGCCACTGTCGTCCGGGGCGCGCGGTGGGTCATCCGTGGGGCTGGGGCGCACGGTCGTGTCGGGCGTCGGCTGCAGGCGCCGGGGGGCGGGTGGAGTCGCGGTGCCGTGTCGAGTGGAGCTCATCGCGTTATCGCGCCTGTCAGCGTGCTCGCGGCGCCGTCTGTAGGCGGGCGCCTACTGCACGACCTGCCTCCCTTGGCCGATCAAGGCAACGGAGGTGTGTTCCTCGAAGCTTATCGTCAGCGGACCGAGCCCTGCTCAGTACAAGTAGTGACGGACGTTGGACGCGGAGGAGCCATGAACCCCACCAAGCCGAACGCGGTTTCGCCAGGGTTGCCGGCGGATGCCACCACGCCGCAGGCCCTGGTCGCCGATGAGGCCCGCCCGTTGGAGACGCGCCCCTATTTGCGGATTTTTGGTCCGGATACCGGGGTCAATGAAGTTTATCTGACCAACCAGACGCTCACGATCGGACGGTCCGATCACGCGGACATCCAGCTCCGGCACCACACGGTCTCGCGCATTCACGCCACGATCGCGCTGTGCGACGGCGAGTACGTGATCGAGGATGCGGATTCGAATTTCGGTGTGCTGGTGAACTCACGGCGCGTGGAGCGCAGCGTGCTGCGGCACGGCGACACGATTCAGATCTCGCTGTACGTCGTGCAGTTCCGCACGCATCCGGCGCCGCCCGGGGCCGCCGCCGCCGCCGCCCGCGCGAAATTCCTGCTGCGCAGCGATTTCTGCATGCTGCCTTCGACCATGCGGTTGCGGTTTCGGATGCTGCACGTGGAGCCGCGGGAGATCTTCCGGCGCGGCGACACGCTACGCGTCGGCCACGGCGGGCTGCTGGTGCCGACCGACGGTGTCTGGGACGACACGCCGTGCACAGAACTTGAGCTCTGCTGGCCGACGGGACAGACCAAGCGCTACCTGGGGGAGGTGCTGGGGCTGATCGAGGAGGGCGCGCTGCACTGGGGCTGCATCAAGCTGCACATCGTCCCACGGGAAATCCACGACGCGACGGTCGAGGCCGGCGAGCCCGGGCCCTGGATCGATGTGACGGCGACTTGAGACCGGCGCGCGGGGTGCCGCCGACTGGACCGGCACCCGTCGCTGGCCGATGTAACGAGGGGCCCGCGGTCCGGGCCGGGGGGCCTGCCGGGGCAGCCCGGTCCGGACGGCGATTTTCGGACGCACCCGGCGCGCCGTTTTGAAGGACTGGCCAGATGAACCAGGGTCTGCCGCCCGACAGTGCCAGCGCCCAGCCGGACTATGTGCCGGGCGCCGAGATCATGGTCGACGGGGAGCTGCATCCGCCCCGTTGCCCCCATCTGCAGATTTTCGGTCCTGGGACGGGGCCGTTCCAGTTCAAGCTGCCGGCCGGCAGCGTGACGATCGGGCGTTCGCAGCACGCGGACATTCATCTGCCGCACCAGACCGTGTCTCGGGTCCACGCTACGCTTTCCCCGTGTAACGGCGGACATGTGCTCGAAGACGCGAACTCGCGCGCGGGCACGACGGTGAACAGTCAACGCATCGACACGCACCGGCTGCGCCACGGGGACAGCATCCAGATCACGCTTTACGTGCTGGAGTACCGCACGCACGCCGCGCTGCCCGGGGCGGCCGCGGCCACGGCGCGGGCCAAGTTCCTGCTCCGCACGGATTTCTGCCTGTTGCCCTCCACGATGCGGCTGCGGATTCGGACGCTGAAGGTGTCGCCCCGGGACGTGTTTCGCCCGGGCGATACGCTCAAGGTCGGCAACGGCGGCCTGCTGATTCCGACGCCGACGCCGCCTCCGGACGCGGTTTGCCTCGAGCTGCGCATGTTCTGGCCGAACGACCATAACAAGCGTTACCTCGGGGAGATCATGGGCGTGATCCCGGACGAGCATCTGCACTGGATGTGCGTGAAGCTGCACACCGTGCCGAAGGACACGCACCGCCTGGTGGTCGCCGCGTCGAGCCCGGGGGCGTGGACCGATATCCCGGCGACGTAACGCGGGCCGATCTCCGCGACGCGTCCGGGAATAGATCACAGCGCACGTCGGGGCCTGGGGCACACAGGCTATGCGCCGTTTCCGGCGCTCAGCGCGCCCGTTTATTTCGCATTATTTACTGTGAGGGATGGTGCCGTCGTGCGCGGTCGTGGCCGCGCACGCCGCCGGCAGGGAGAGAGGAGCGCCCCGTGTCCCCCCGATGGCTGGTTCAATTGACCGTGCCGCTGCTGCTGTGCGTGCTGTGCAGTTGCCTGCCGGACGGCGGTGACGGCATGTCGTTTATCGATCTGCTACAGCAACTGCTCGAGGCCACCCAACATCAGCACGGCTCCGACCCGAACGATGCCGAACCGGCGGCCGACTGTGACGGTGACGGCATCTCCGATGAGGAGAGCATCGCCGACGGTACTGTGGCGGACTGCAACGGGAACGGCGTGCCGGATCTCTGCGATCTCAGCGCGGCGACGAGCGTGGACGCAAATGCGAACGGCGTGCCGGACGAGTGTGAAGGGGACTGCAACGACAACGGTGTGCCGGATGATCTTGACCTGAGCGCCGGCACCAGCGCGGATTGCGACACCAACGGGATTCCGGACGAGTGCGAGCTCGACAACGACGGGGACGGCGTGATCGATGCGTGTGATGACTGTCCGGCGGACCCGGCGAAGACCGCGCCGGGCGCGTGCGGTTGCGGCGTGTCGGATGTCGATTCGGACGCCGACGGGACGCCCGATTGCCAGGAAGTGCCTGAGACGCAACCGGTGGACTGCAACGGCAATGGCACGCCGGATTCGTTGGACGTGGGCAGTGGGGCCAGCGCTGATTGCGATACGAACGGCGTGCCCGATGAATGCCAGACCGACGGCGACGCGGACGGCGTGATCGACCCATGCGACGGTTGCCCGGACGACCCGGACAAGCAGGCATCGGGCGCCTGTGGCTGCAGCGTGACTGACGCGGACAGCGACGGCGACGGCGAGCCCGATTGCCGGGACGATTGTCCGGACGATCCGATGAAGACCGCCGCGGGCGCGTGTGGCTGCGGCGTGCCCGATGCAGACGCCAACGGCAACGGAACGGCGGATTGCCTCGATCCGCCGGTGCCGTCCGTAACGGAATGCACGGTGACGTACTTCGCGCACGATGGGCATGCCGCGCGCGACTTCGAGCGCTGCTTCACGGCGGAGGGGCGCATCGGCGACGCGGCGGCCGGTCATCCGCACACGTACGAGCTGGCGGTGAGCACGAACGCCAACCAGCCGGAGAACGAGCACGACTTTGACTGGCAATGCAACACGGCCTACGACTTCACGCTGACGTGGGACGGACAGGCGGCTGTTTTCCAGGTCGGCGACGTGGTCATAGCGCAGGATTTCGCCTGTGGCACGCTTCTGAATGCGCTGCAGGTC
This DNA window, taken from Phycisphaerae bacterium, encodes the following:
- a CDS encoding FHA domain-containing protein — protein: MNPTKPNAVSPGLPADATTPQALVADEARPLETRPYLRIFGPDTGVNEVYLTNQTLTIGRSDHADIQLRHHTVSRIHATIALCDGEYVIEDADSNFGVLVNSRRVERSVLRHGDTIQISLYVVQFRTHPAPPGAAAAAARAKFLLRSDFCMLPSTMRLRFRMLHVEPREIFRRGDTLRVGHGGLLVPTDGVWDDTPCTELELCWPTGQTKRYLGEVLGLIEEGALHWGCIKLHIVPREIHDATVEAGEPGPWIDVTAT
- a CDS encoding FHA domain-containing protein, with translation MNQGLPPDSASAQPDYVPGAEIMVDGELHPPRCPHLQIFGPGTGPFQFKLPAGSVTIGRSQHADIHLPHQTVSRVHATLSPCNGGHVLEDANSRAGTTVNSQRIDTHRLRHGDSIQITLYVLEYRTHAALPGAAAATARAKFLLRTDFCLLPSTMRLRIRTLKVSPRDVFRPGDTLKVGNGGLLIPTPTPPPDAVCLELRMFWPNDHNKRYLGEIMGVIPDEHLHWMCVKLHTVPKDTHRLVVAASSPGAWTDIPAT